The genomic window AGTGTTTTAACTataaggagaaagaaaacaacacaCATTGTTGAGAAGACCCTTTTGGTTTTCGTCATTATTGCTGCATATATGTTCAATTACCAATCTCATCTTGATTTGTTGTCTACTATCTTCTTACTGTTTCggttatatttaatttagatttGAACTGTTTTTATCACTTTATGATTATTGTTCAACATcatattcttaaaaacatGCTATaatacacaaatatttttattttattttgacaaCTTATACATACATAGACACACACACATGTATTACTAACTCGAGGTCGGATGGGGTTTACccaaactatattttatataagcatatatattctttatatatatttgtatattcgCTTGGCTTTCCGAGTCAAATTTCATATTAGTAGTATAGGAACGAGACTTGACCCAGCTAACGCCTTCTTGATGCATTCGAAATGGAAACTTGACCCAACTGATCCAAATCCGAATCACAGCTTGGTTCTTTCTCTCACTGTCTCGTAATGCCTTATCCCCGCTCCAGTATAGACCTGtgccaaaaaaaacttttgatctATTCAAAAACTGCATATATCCattaaaaattgtattacTCATgagccaaaaaaagaagaaggttcaAGTCATTAATATATCCAAGAGTGTATGTATCTATGCATAATGTATAATCTCAtgagcaaaaaagaaaacttaattactcATTGATCTATCAAAAAGTGTCTTTATTAGCCATGAGCCAATGTTATCTAAACAAAGTCACTTATATATTAAAGGTGTATTTTACCTGTTGGGGTCTCATGATCTTTGTGTCAGGATCATCTAAAGACTCACGCCAGTGTGACAAGTATCCAGCGATACGTGATACTGCGGTGAATGATGATGGGATTCCCATTGCCCTGTGTTTTGGCCCATTTCAgttaccaacaaaaaagattcaaataaagaaagaactCAATGGTTACAACAACTCATTAGTCAGAATTTGTTAGATAACTAATCAATGTCTTACCTATTGATTAATCCAGAGTAGAAATCAACATTTGGGTACAGCTTTCtcttaacaaaatattcatcAGAAAGTGCCGCCTTCTCTAGAGCATCTCCTACctgaaaacattatttatacaccaaatattttcttaaaccaaattcATCATACATATGAAGGATTCAACAAGGAAACGTGAGCAACAAGAATACAGAGTACCTCAACCAGAGGATCCCTTCCAAGAATGGAGAACACTTCATCCGCCAGTTTCTTAACGACTTTTCCTCTGGGATCGTAGTTTTTGTAAATGCGGTGTCCAAAACCCGACAACCTCCTCTTCCTGGAATAAAAAGAGTTAACATTAATGGAATATTGACCATCACATTCTAGGTATACTCTCTAAGAATTGAGTTACTTATTCTTCACGCTTTCAATGAACTCTGGAATATTTTCAACAGTCCCAATCTCTGATAACATGTTAATCGTAGCCTCAACTGCACCACCATGAAGGGGACCATAAATGGCTCCAACACCTCCCGAAACAGCAGTATACACATCACCACCACTACATAAACAGAGGATTTATGTGCTGATTAAAAAGTATCTCATAGCAGACTCAAATGAATCTCTAACCAATGATAAGTAGTACCTAGAGGAAAGGTGCCTAGCAGCAGCAGTAGAGCAGTTCATTTCATGTTCAGCTTGCAGTATGAAGAGGATGTCCAGCACTCGAGCCAAACGAGGATTAGGCTTGTAAGACCTATCTCCCCTGTAATCAATGGAAGATGAGACTAAACAAGTGCACAGTTTTATGGCTACCATctccaaatcaaacaaagaggGACAATAACGTACATTGATTCCACCATATAGAGGAAATTCTCTGAATAAGAAAGGTTGCTCAAAGGTTGAACAGGAGGCTTGCCTGCCTTCCTCAAATAAGCAGCTGCTGCAATTGTTGGGGCCTGCAGACACGTTATATTATAATTCATAGTCCGGTTATACATTGAGGCACCAAATCACACAGACAGAACAATACCTGTCCAAGAACACGAACAATCTGTTTATCACGAACTTGTTTTGACTTGTAAACACCTAGGCCCTGCACCAAATGGGGATTTCCATGTCGGCGTGGAAATTTTCAGAAGAAAGCAGGATTATAAAAACGTAACTTACCATAAGAGACGGATTTGCATCAGGATAAAAGATGGAAAGTGCACTCATTGCAGTGACAAGAGCTCCTACTGGATGTACATCATTAGGCATGGACTGTATCATATCCTGTGAAAACATTCAGATAAATCATCTCACCTCGAAGATCTAGAGAAAGTTAGGAAAGAGTAGAAGAAACTCACCAATACTCCTTGTGGCACAGCTGAATTCTGAGAAATCGCAAACTCCCAATCAGCTAGCTGTCTTTGAGAAGGCAGATTCCCATAAACTgcatgcaaaaacaaaaaaagcagTAGTAAACTAGAGCACTAAGGgagacaaaattttaaagaaataccCACACAAAAGCAAGACTATGAGCTATACAAGATGATCAAGATGATCATAATTAAGCAACAACAATGAGCTATACAAGATGATCAAGACTTACTTAGGAGATAAGTAACCTCTGTATAAGTACTTTTCTCAGCCAACTCCTCAACTGGGTATCCCCGATAACGTAGGATTCCCTCATCTCCATCGATGTAAGAAATCGAAGATCGAACAGGAGCCGTGTTTAAGTAACCAGGATCGTATAAGTTAAGCCCCTTGTCATCCTTCCCTGTCGTTATCTTCACACCAAACATGAAAATCCATTTATACACACTCACAcaatatacaaaaaacaatctaTTCGTAGTACTAATGGCCACAATGAAGAAATAACTTCAGCATAAAAACTCATTATATATACCTTCTTGAGATCAACGGTTTTAACGGTACCATGCTCTGAGACTGGGACCTGATATTCATTCCCCGTACGCTCATCGACGATCTTCAAATTTCCTTTAAGCGATCCATGCGGTGCAGCGGTTATGTGAGCCGATGTGCACCATGGTTCGATCGCTGGCAACACCTGATTCGGCTCAGATACTGTCAAGTGCGCATTGAGAACGGCTAATCGAGCTCTAGCTCTCTCCGAAATCTCCATTTGTCACCTCAAAAAGATCACAATTCAAGAAAGGGAAGCGAATAAGAAACCAAGTGGCTGTTGTAGTTCAAAGTGATATATAGGCATGCATGGTTTTATAGTGGGgaaatttgataatttcatTACGTAACACTTTTGTCTTAATACTTTTGTGGGTATGATTGGCGTGAATCTACAGtgtcttctttgtcttcaatCAGAGTTTTGTGGCTTTTAACCAATTTTAAGTATGTGTCTCTGCGACAGTTATGTATTGTTTTGGTTGCTTCTTACTTCTTTCTGTTAATCAGTGTCAGGTACTCCAGGGTTTGTTATTTAACGtcacttttcttttatatttgttcACACTTCTCACAATTGTTCTCATTTGAAATGGAAATATTATTGGCAATAATGCAAAATGATAGGAAACTTTCAGGCAAATTATAAATACcgtacaaaaaaatatgatatgatGTTCAATGAGTGGTTAGCTTATTGTTATCACTTGGAATCTGCATAACATATTCACCCTAAAAATAACATTCAGTTAATCCTAAATGATATGATTTGGTGGTTGACATTTTCCAAACCAATGTGTTAGACATGTCTTCAGAAATTAACATTAACAGGAATAAAAGCGCAATTTATCAAAAGTACATGTCGTTCCCTATAacaagattattattattaaatcataacattttaaaataacagaCAAACAATAAGAATAGGGTTGTATTATTAAGTGTTTaagaataagagaaagaaaacaacacaTGTTGTTGAGAAGACTCTCTTGTTTTCCCAGAGGTATCccaatgttttcttctttattggTGAGTATTAGGATTGAGACTAAAGGGCAGATGATCCAGCTAAACGCCTTCTTGATGCATTCGAAATGGAAACTTGACCAAACTTATCCTTATCCGAATCACTTGATAACGTTCGTTCTCTCACTGGCTCGTAATGCCTCATCCACACTCCAGTATAGGCCTATATGCAGCCACACAATTCAGTTAGCTCAAACTATAAACCTTTTGATCTATCAAACAAGTTATGTATTTTACCTGTTGGGGTCTCATGATCCTAGTGTCAGGATCATCTAACGACTCACGCCAGTGTGACAAGTATCCAGCCATACGCGGGACTGCGAACAGGACTGTGAAGAATTCTGGTGGGAATCCCATTGCCCTGTGTTTTTCCCCCATTTCAATTACCAACACAAGGTTCAGGTAAAGAACTTAATGGTTACAGGGTCTATGTCAGATGAATCAGCAATGTCTTACCTATAGATTAATCCAGAGTAGAAATCAACATTTGGGTACAGCTTTCtcttaacaaaatattcatcAGACAGTGCCGCCTTCTCTAGAGCAACTGCTACCTGAAAACATCATCcgtcaaaacaaaatttaaccCACAGTCATGttatataagaatttttttgacaaCCAAATACTAGGAGAGATACGTGAGCACAAGGATCTACAGTACCTCGATGAGAGGATCCCTACCAACAATGGAGAACACTTCATCTGCcagtttttttataacttttgcTCGGGGGTCATAGTTTTTGTAAACACGATGTCCAAAACCTGACATCTTCCTCTTTCTGAGAACATAGAAAAGGGATATAACATTACCGGCATGACTCACCACAATTCAGAGTACTTGGTGCTTGTAGTTATTAAGCATTGAGTTACCTGTTCTTCACGCCTTCAATGAAATCTGGAATATTTTCAGCAGTCCCAATCTCTGCTAACATCTTAAGCACGGCCTCGTTCGCGCCACCATGAAGTGGACCATAAAGCGCCCCAACAGCTCCAGCACATGCGGTGTACACATCAACACCACTGCAGAAACACAATACTGATTTAAACACTCAAAGAAGTCTAAATGAATATCTCTAATCAGTGATAACTGATAAGTACCTAGAGGCAAGATGCCGAGCAGCAGCAGTAGAGCAGTTCATTTCATGTTCAGCATGCAGTATGAAGAGGATGTCCAGCACTCGAGCCAAACGAGGATTAGGCTTGTAAGACCTATTGCCCCTGTAATCAATTGAAGATTAAAGAATGTATCCTGTGTTACAGACACGTTTGAAGCTTGAAACAGATTTAAACTGACTAAAGAAACACAGTTTTTCTGACTACCCTTTTAAAATGCAAGtgttaaatcaaataaagacAGAAGAAAGAGGGGAAAGTACATTGAATCCAGCATATAGAGGAAATTCTCTGAATAAGAAAGGTTGGCCGAAGGAAGAACAGGAGGCCTGCCTGCCGTCCTCAAATAAGCAGCTGCTGCAATTGTTGGTGCCTGCAAACACGTTGTAAACCCTTTTTCTAGTCCCGCAACTTATACACAGATACGTTAAGGAAACAAATCATCAACAGATAGAACAATACCTTTCCGAGAATGCGAACAATCTGTTTATCACGAACTTGTTTTGACTTGTAAATGTCTTGGCCCTGCACCCAATGAAAGAAAATCGAGTTGGCATAGCCATTTTCAGAAAAAGGCATCTTGACAGTACGAAAAGAACAGGATTTCAAAACTTACACTAAGAGCAGGATTTGCATCAGGGTGAAAGATAGAAAGTGCACTCATGGCACTCACAAGAACTCCCATTGGGTGTGCATCATGAGGCATGGACTGTATGATATCCTGCAAAAACATTCAGAAATCGTCTCAGATCAAAAATCCATAGAAAATTCTTTTACTAAGCATATACACATAACTATATTCACAACGGCGAGTAAGACATAAGGTACTAATACTAGAAAGAGATCCAGTATCCTTAATAGACATGGTTTACAAGCAAGACAAACAACTTGTACACTTGACAAgaaatcattttcaaaatccCTCTTTGGTTTGGATTTGCATTCTGATACAAAGTTTGGAATTTGCACTAGTATGAAAATCCAAATAACGAAAGAGTAGAAATTTCACCAATACTCCTTGTGGCACAGCTGAATGCTGAGAAACAGTGAACTCCCAATCAGCTAGCTGACTTTGAGAAGGCAGATTTCCATACACTGGAGACAAAAAAAGGGGAATTTTAACACGACACTAAGAGAGACACAATTTTCAAgacattttcttttccacaAGTAGACGccacaaaagtaaaataagcaacaacaacaacaagaataAGCAACGAGATTGATAAAGACTTACTGAGGAGATAAGCAACCTCAATAAAAGTACTGCTCTCAGCCAACTCTTCAATTGGGTATCCCCGATAACGTAAGATTCCTTCATCTCCGTCGATGTAACAAATCGAAGATCGAACCGGAGCCGTGTTCAAGTAACCAGGATCGTACAACTTCAGCCCCTTATCATCCTTCCCCGTCGTTATCTGCACACCAAACATGCAAATCCATCAAATTCCTTATCATATTCAGGGAAAATTAGGTGAGACGAATCAAAATTCAGATAAAACTAACTCGATTCCACAATTCTGTTCAGGATTACAAATCCGTTACATACCTTCTTGAGATCAACGGCTTTAACGGTACCATGCTCTGAGACAGGGACCTGATATTTCTTCCCCGTACGCTCATCGACGATCGTCAAGTTTCCTTTGAGTGATCCATGAGGTGCAGCGGTAATGTGAGCCGATGTACACCATGGCGCGATCGCCGGCAACACCTGTTCCAATCCGACGGTATCAGACACCGCCAAATGCGCGGTGAGAACGGCTAATCTAGCTTTCACTCTCTGCGAAATCTccatttcttcctctcaaaaaattttaaaaaaaatatctgaattCAATTTCAAAGGAAggaagcgaagaagaagaagaagaaacaatcttGCGGTAAGTGACTTGGCTTTTGTATCCTGCATTTGCTAATTTTGGTAGTAGCtgatatttttattctctGCGGGTAAGTGTATTGAAAATCGGATCCATTGTTTATCCAAAGCTCGACGGTGATAAGATTATTCAGCTTAGATCAACGGATAGAATTGTTCGTCAAAAACTAATATGGAAAGTCTAAAGAGGCTTATCTGTCAAGTTTATCAAAGGATTAAGACTTTCGTTTCTGAAATCCACCCGGGCAAGGGCAGTGAAGACTACGCGCTCAATGAGAATGACAGGTGGAAGAACACGAGCGAGTGTCTTTCAGACGCTATGTAGATCGAGTAGAAGTCGATTGGCGTCCTCGGATTGCTAAATAACTATCTGGTTTTCGATAATGGGCCAACTCATTGGTCTCACATTGAGA from Arabidopsis thaliana chromosome 3, partial sequence includes these protein-coding regions:
- the CSY1 gene encoding citrate synthase 1 (citrate synthase 1 (CSY1); FUNCTIONS IN: citrate (SI)-synthase activity, transferase activity, transferring acyl groups, acyl groups converted into alkyl on transfer; INVOLVED IN: cellular carbohydrate metabolic process, tricarboxylic acid cycle; LOCATED IN: peroxisome; EXPRESSED IN: fruit; EXPRESSED DURING: seed development stages; CONTAINS InterPro DOMAIN/s: Citrate synthase-like, large alpha subdomain (InterPro:IPR016142), Citrate synthase active site (InterPro:IPR019810), Citrate synthase-like (InterPro:IPR002020), Citrate synthase-like, core (InterPro:IPR016141); BEST Arabidopsis thaliana protein match is: citrate synthase 2 (TAIR:AT3G58750.1); Has 13123 Blast hits to 13123 proteins in 3164 species: Archae - 173; Bacteria - 8422; Metazoa - 267; Fungi - 318; Plants - 178; Viruses - 0; Other Eukaryotes - 3765 (source: NCBI BLink).) — encoded protein: MEISERARARLAVLNAHLTVSEPNQVLPAIEPWCTSAHITAAPHGSLKGNLKIVDERTGNEYQVPVSEHGTVKTVDLKKITTGKDDKGLNLYDPGYLNTAPVRSSISYIDGDEGILRYRGYPVEELAEKSTYTEVTYLLIYGNLPSQRQLADWEFAISQNSAVPQGVLDMIQSMPNDVHPVGALVTAMSALSIFYPDANPSLMGLGVYKSKQVRDKQIVRVLGQAPTIAAAAYLRKAGKPPVQPLSNLSYSENFLYMVESMGDRSYKPNPRLARVLDILFILQAEHEMNCSTAAARHLSSSGGDVYTAVSGGVGAIYGPLHGGAVEATINMLSEIGTVENIPEFIESVKNKKRRLSGFGHRIYKNYDPRGKVVKKLADEVFSILGRDPLVEVGDALEKAALSDEYFVKRKLYPNVDFYSGLINRAMGIPSSFTAVSRIAGYLSHWRESLDDPDTKIMRPQQVYTGAGIRHYETVRERTKL
- the CSY2 gene encoding citrate synthase 2 (citrate synthase 2 (CSY2); FUNCTIONS IN: citrate (SI)-synthase activity; INVOLVED IN: fatty acid beta-oxidation, tricarboxylic acid cycle; LOCATED IN: peroxisome; EXPRESSED IN: 25 plant structures; EXPRESSED DURING: 16 growth stages; CONTAINS InterPro DOMAIN/s: Citrate synthase, type II (InterPro:IPR010953), Citrate synthase-like, large alpha subdomain (InterPro:IPR016142), Citrate synthase active site (InterPro:IPR019810), Citrate synthase-like, core (InterPro:IPR016141), Citrate synthase-like (InterPro:IPR002020); BEST Arabidopsis thaliana protein match is: citrate synthase 3 (TAIR:AT2G42790.1); Has 13448 Blast hits to 13446 proteins in 3190 species: Archae - 173; Bacteria - 8550; Metazoa - 303; Fungi - 319; Plants - 178; Viruses - 0; Other Eukaryotes - 3925 (source: NCBI BLink).), encoding MEISQRVKARLAVLTAHLAVSDTVGLEQVLPAIAPWCTSAHITAAPHGSLKGNLTIVDERTGKKYQVPVSEHGTVKAVDLKKITTGKDDKGLKLYDPGYLNTAPVRSSICYIDGDEGILRYRGYPIEELAESSTFIEVAYLLMYGNLPSQSQLADWEFTVSQHSAVPQGVLDIIQSMPHDAHPMGVLVSAMSALSIFHPDANPALSGQDIYKSKQVRDKQIVRILGKAPTIAAAAYLRTAGRPPVLPSANLSYSENFLYMLDSMGNRSYKPNPRLARVLDILFILHAEHEMNCSTAAARHLASSGVDVYTACAGAVGALYGPLHGGANEAVLKMLAEIGTAENIPDFIEGVKNRKRKMSGFGHRVYKNYDPRAKVIKKLADEVFSIVGRDPLIEVAVALEKAALSDEYFVKRKLYPNVDFYSGLIYRAMGFPPEFFTVLFAVPRMAGYLSHWRESLDDPDTRIMRPQQAYTGVWMRHYEPVRERTLSSDSDKDKFGQVSISNASRRRLAGSSAL